The following are from one region of the uncultured Campylobacter sp. genome:
- a CDS encoding 3-oxoacyl-[acyl-carrier-protein] synthase III C-terminal domain-containing protein gives MKTKFFGKKISGILALLPQTEYKFEDDMKFNSLSQKQNLKLKNTMGYDRHRFFKDETYLSQVAVYGLNRLFEKGLLKKEEISALVVATTTPDFLMPATANLIAGELNLSPEIFCMDTNQQCAGFINGLFQAFMLLNNEGAKKVVLITGDVLCKNPDRSDTSSYPLAGDAICITVVENGENDAFFHCMTDAKDYDALVFPAMGFRKPTNEEKAKFSSSKYGGRDCLQRIHMDGQAVFQYVMQNVPKYIAQSLAYAGTDKDELDYYFFHQPNKFMVDKLAQKLGVSSQKAPSNVVTFYGNSNSSTIPVCIAHNAKEQMTGGGIYKCMLAGFGAGLNYASIVTSLGKFDFCDTVITDF, from the coding sequence ATGAAAACTAAATTTTTCGGTAAAAAAATCAGCGGCATTTTGGCTTTGCTTCCGCAGACGGAGTATAAATTCGAAGACGATATGAAATTTAACTCGCTCTCGCAAAAGCAAAATTTAAAGCTAAAAAATACGATGGGTTACGACAGGCACAGATTTTTTAAAGACGAAACGTACTTGTCCCAAGTGGCGGTCTACGGATTAAACCGTCTTTTTGAAAAAGGACTGCTGAAAAAAGAGGAAATTTCCGCGCTAGTAGTGGCTACGACGACGCCTGATTTTTTAATGCCGGCAACTGCTAATTTAATTGCCGGCGAGCTAAATTTAAGCCCGGAAATTTTTTGCATGGATACGAATCAGCAATGCGCCGGCTTTATCAACGGATTATTTCAAGCCTTTATGCTGCTAAATAACGAAGGCGCTAAAAAAGTAGTCCTGATAACGGGCGACGTTTTATGCAAAAATCCCGATAGAAGCGACACTAGCAGCTATCCGCTAGCAGGCGACGCTATTTGTATTACCGTCGTAGAAAACGGCGAAAACGACGCGTTTTTCCACTGCATGACGGATGCTAAGGACTACGATGCGCTGGTGTTTCCGGCTATGGGTTTTAGAAAGCCGACGAACGAGGAAAAAGCTAAATTTTCAAGCTCCAAATACGGCGGTCGCGACTGCTTGCAACGCATTCATATGGACGGACAGGCGGTGTTTCAATACGTAATGCAAAACGTGCCTAAATATATCGCCCAAAGCCTAGCTTACGCGGGCACGGATAAAGACGAGCTGGATTATTATTTTTTCCATCAGCCGAATAAATTTATGGTCGATAAACTAGCTCAAAAACTAGGCGTTTCAAGCCAAAAGGCGCCTAGCAACGTAGTTACTTTTTACGGTAACTCAAACAGCTCCACGATCCCCGTTTGTATCGCTCATAACGCCAAAGAGCAGATGACGGGCGGCGGTATTTATAAATGCATGTTAGCGGGTTTTGGCGCGGGGCTAAACTACGCCTCTATCGTAACGAGTCTTGGCAAATTTGATTTTTGCGATACGGTGATTACCGATTTTTAG
- a CDS encoding FkbM family methyltransferase — protein sequence MKIKDGDFKELVDTLFATQEGEFNHIYEREKIERFKTLCKDKKLIILGTGYYLKVLPKFLKLTYGVDVYGVYDWVAERDSGEGIFVNCKDYDYLDLQKYNKYKDKAKIISKDEFYADPANTVIFINSESFLYMPFFLYYNGFKHYYSMRCLGKNLLSQSVLNKKATEFAMYDVNELNHVFTTPEISHIVTLYNLLIDEKSKEVYKAVLKFKLTEDYTYLINVKDDVKKQYFDEVVKFSDEEVFVDCGGYTGDTIEAFLKAVDNKFKHIYSFEPDERNFKILTKYVEGLEKKDKIKVINAGVYYKSSVFYLQGEEMAIACTNEATDRKVEVCAIDDVVKFAPTYIKMDIETFETYALLGAMESIVKYKPKLAISIYHKFDDLWNIPLLLKQWVSEYDLYIRHYECYQAETVVYAIPKDQK from the coding sequence ATGAAAATAAAAGACGGCGACTTTAAAGAACTCGTAGATACGCTTTTTGCCACGCAAGAGGGCGAATTTAACCATATCTACGAACGAGAAAAGATAGAGCGGTTTAAGACTCTTTGTAAAGATAAAAAGTTAATTATTTTAGGCACGGGCTATTATCTAAAAGTATTGCCTAAATTTTTAAAACTAACCTACGGCGTAGATGTTTACGGCGTATACGACTGGGTAGCCGAAAGAGATAGCGGCGAGGGGATATTTGTAAACTGCAAAGACTACGATTATCTAGACTTGCAAAAGTATAATAAATATAAAGACAAGGCTAAAATTATATCCAAAGATGAATTTTACGCAGATCCGGCAAATACGGTCATTTTTATAAATAGCGAGTCTTTTTTATATATGCCTTTTTTCCTTTACTACAACGGATTTAAGCATTATTATAGTATGAGATGCTTGGGTAAAAATTTATTGTCCCAGAGCGTGCTAAATAAAAAGGCTACTGAATTTGCGATGTATGACGTCAACGAGCTAAACCACGTCTTTACGACGCCCGAAATTTCGCACATAGTTACGCTTTATAACCTCCTTATCGACGAGAAATCGAAGGAGGTTTATAAGGCGGTTTTAAAATTTAAACTCACCGAGGACTATACTTATTTGATAAACGTAAAAGACGACGTTAAAAAGCAGTATTTCGACGAAGTAGTGAAATTTAGCGATGAAGAGGTTTTCGTAGATTGCGGCGGATATACGGGAGATACGATAGAGGCGTTTTTAAAAGCCGTGGATAATAAATTTAAGCATATTTATAGTTTTGAGCCCGACGAGCGAAATTTTAAAATTTTAACTAAATACGTAGAAGGCCTTGAAAAAAAAGATAAGATTAAAGTGATAAATGCAGGAGTTTATTATAAAAGCAGCGTATTTTACCTACAAGGCGAAGAGATGGCGATAGCATGCACCAACGAAGCCACCGACAGAAAGGTGGAGGTATGCGCCATAGACGACGTAGTCAAATTTGCGCCGACTTATATAAAAATGGATATAGAGACATTCGAGACGTACGCATTGCTAGGCGCGATGGAGAGTATCGTCAAATATAAGCCTAAGCTTGCCATAAGCATATATCATAAATTCGACGACCTTTGGAATATACCGCTACTTTTAAAGCAGTGGGTTAGCGAGTATGATTTGTATATCAGGCACTACGAATGTTATCAAGCCGAGACCGTGGTATACGCCATACCGAAGGATCAAAAATGA
- a CDS encoding acyl carrier protein: protein MKEKIREILVDIRPEYDFAGDEDFIESGMLDSFDVLTLVTDLEEKFGVKIDGGDILPENFGSIEAIENLIVKSDAKA, encoded by the coding sequence ATGAAAGAAAAAATAAGAGAAATTTTAGTAGATATTAGACCCGAATACGACTTCGCGGGTGATGAGGATTTTATCGAGTCGGGCATGCTAGATAGCTTTGACGTGCTTACGTTGGTTACGGATTTAGAAGAAAAATTCGGCGTAAAAATAGACGGCGGCGATATCTTGCCCGAAAATTTCGGCAGCATCGAAGCTATAGAAAATTTAATCGTTAAAAGCGACGCAAAAGCCTAA
- a CDS encoding ketoacyl-ACP synthase III: MAFDHIKNVKISAVCCAVPEDKLVLEDFYKKFDKESVERFVKDTGIKQKFYSKNNKTITSDLCFAAVEEIIKKKNISRDEIDALILVTQSPDYNVPATAITLQYRLGLSQECIAYDINLGCSGYIFGLHTAASMLQSGYLKKVLLLVGDVTEPSIFGINGGTANIFGDLNDLLFGDCGSATLIEYDEGNEGFRFALQSMGDGFKAIGACHGSRYAYAGHPQFDMSLHMDGLAVVSFSITKVPKLFKAFFEKFQASAEEYDSVLLHQANKSMLDTIAKKIKMQDRSRLSLERYANTSSASVPNAMCDYYGDKDDDESVKVIMSGFGIGLSLGVADAYISPKDILPIIQTDITWDEGRSKVLEANAKSKK; this comes from the coding sequence ATGGCGTTTGATCACATTAAAAACGTAAAAATTTCTGCGGTTTGTTGCGCCGTACCGGAAGATAAACTCGTGCTTGAAGATTTTTATAAAAAATTTGACAAAGAAAGCGTGGAAAGATTCGTAAAAGATACGGGCATCAAGCAGAAATTTTATAGTAAAAACAATAAAACGATAACGTCCGACCTATGCTTTGCCGCGGTAGAGGAGATAATCAAGAAAAAAAACATTTCAAGAGACGAGATAGACGCGCTTATCTTAGTAACGCAAAGCCCCGACTACAACGTACCCGCTACGGCGATAACGCTGCAATATAGACTAGGCCTATCTCAGGAATGTATAGCCTACGATATAAATTTGGGTTGTTCGGGCTATATTTTCGGCTTACATACTGCCGCGTCGATGCTGCAAAGCGGATACCTAAAAAAGGTTCTTTTATTGGTAGGCGACGTAACCGAACCTAGCATATTCGGAATAAACGGCGGTACGGCTAATATATTCGGCGACTTAAACGACCTTCTTTTCGGAGACTGCGGGAGCGCGACGCTAATCGAATACGACGAAGGAAACGAAGGGTTTAGATTTGCCCTGCAATCTATGGGCGATGGGTTTAAAGCCATCGGAGCTTGCCATGGGTCAAGATACGCATACGCCGGGCACCCGCAGTTTGATATGTCTTTGCATATGGACGGGCTAGCCGTAGTTTCTTTTAGTATAACCAAAGTTCCGAAGCTATTTAAGGCATTTTTTGAAAAATTTCAGGCCTCTGCGGAGGAGTACGACTCGGTACTGCTTCATCAAGCAAACAAGTCCATGCTAGATACGATAGCTAAAAAAATAAAAATGCAAGACAGGTCGCGCCTAAGCCTTGAAAGATACGCCAACACCTCATCGGCTAGCGTACCGAACGCCATGTGCGACTACTACGGCGACAAGGACGACGACGAGAGCGTTAAAGTCATAATGTCGGGCTTTGGCATAGGGCTATCGCTAGGCGTAGCGGATGCCTATATAAGTCCGAAAGATATTTTGCCTATCATCCAAACCGATATCACGTGGGACGAGGGCAGATCAAAAGTACTCGAAGCTAATGCTAAATCTAAAAAATAA
- a CDS encoding SDR family oxidoreductase, whose product MLNLKNKKILIMGCGVIGGAAAKILSESGAKIVVSDKDERALDKVSLNLSDGRAIAFDASRVEKIENFIRDVVNFDGLKLDGLVYAVDKNLTAPLADTSLELLQDAMTENFFAFIQAVRVFASEGIYNAKSSIVAVSNYASLGADKGQIAYGASKAAMDNAIPAIAKEIYSKGIRINSIRPAVVQSDKELSQRERELVAMMQTGAIDPEILAKQIAFLLSESSSGVYGRHFDVRGYLV is encoded by the coding sequence ATGCTAAATCTAAAAAATAAAAAAATACTGATAATGGGCTGCGGCGTCATAGGCGGCGCGGCGGCTAAAATTTTAAGCGAGTCGGGCGCTAAAATCGTCGTAAGCGACAAGGACGAGCGCGCTTTGGATAAGGTTTCGTTAAATTTAAGCGATGGTCGCGCGATAGCCTTTGACGCTAGCCGTGTAGAAAAAATCGAAAATTTTATACGAGACGTCGTAAATTTCGACGGCTTAAAGCTTGACGGACTGGTTTATGCCGTAGATAAAAATTTAACCGCGCCTTTGGCGGATACTTCGTTAGAGCTTTTGCAAGACGCTATGACGGAAAATTTCTTCGCGTTTATCCAGGCCGTTAGGGTTTTTGCCAGCGAAGGAATTTATAACGCAAAAAGCAGCATAGTAGCCGTCTCAAACTACGCATCGCTAGGAGCGGACAAGGGGCAAATAGCCTACGGCGCGTCAAAAGCGGCGATGGATAACGCTATACCCGCAATCGCAAAAGAGATATATTCCAAAGGCATCAGGATAAACTCCATCCGCCCCGCCGTCGTGCAAAGCGATAAAGAGCTCAGCCAAAGGGAGCGAGAACTAGTCGCAATGATGCAAACGGGCGCGATCGATCCCGAAATTTTAGCCAAACAGATCGCATTTTTGCTAAGCGAGAGTTCAAGCGGCGTTTACGGCAGGCATTTTGACGTCAGAGGCTATCTGGTATGA
- a CDS encoding SDR family oxidoreductase produces MINFKDKKILVTGASSGIGRQIAVRLSELGASVALIARDEARLKQTLSMMKEPTKHKIFAYDLQDIEGIAQLVSDCVKFDGVKFNGCVHAAGVPSIYPFKLLDHATNEKIFKINAFSGLEIVKQLSKKQNSDDGASVVFFSSIVTKMFLKGQIAYIISKASLDAIAKPLSLELVKRKMRINTVIVGGVLTQMVKDTQIFRDLKNDEKDPYTTSDICRLLEPQEVANTAIFLLSDAARYIVGENYFIDGGNFR; encoded by the coding sequence ATGATAAATTTCAAAGATAAAAAAATTTTAGTAACGGGAGCAAGCTCGGGCATCGGTAGGCAAATAGCCGTCAGGCTTAGCGAACTGGGCGCCAGCGTAGCGCTAATAGCCAGAGACGAGGCTAGGCTGAAACAGACGCTATCTATGATGAAAGAGCCGACCAAACATAAAATTTTCGCTTACGATTTACAAGATATAGAAGGCATCGCGCAGTTAGTTTCAGACTGCGTTAAATTCGACGGGGTTAAATTTAACGGATGCGTCCACGCTGCGGGAGTGCCATCCATATATCCGTTTAAACTGCTAGACCACGCGACGAATGAAAAAATTTTTAAAATAAACGCCTTTTCGGGACTTGAAATAGTAAAGCAGTTATCCAAAAAACAAAACTCCGACGACGGCGCGTCCGTGGTATTTTTTTCATCCATCGTAACGAAAATGTTTTTAAAAGGACAAATTGCTTATATCATCAGCAAAGCCTCGCTAGACGCTATCGCTAAGCCGCTGTCTTTGGAATTGGTAAAAAGGAAAATGCGTATAAACACTGTCATAGTCGGCGGCGTATTAACTCAAATGGTAAAAGATACGCAAATTTTTAGAGACTTAAAAAACGACGAAAAAGACCCGTACACGACGTCTGATATATGCAGATTGCTAGAACCGCAAGAAGTGGCGAATACGGCGATATTTTTGCTAAGCGATGCGGCTAGGTATATCGTAGGCGAAAACTACTTCATAGACGGCGGAAATTTTAGATAA
- a CDS encoding acyl carrier protein codes for MDINEKMALIAELLELEVSDFTPETKLEELEEWDSLAAISYVVMMDEHFGVTANPNDIRNFKTIQDILDSMK; via the coding sequence ATGGATATAAACGAAAAAATGGCTCTAATAGCCGAGCTTTTAGAGCTTGAAGTAAGTGATTTTACTCCCGAGACCAAGCTTGAGGAGCTTGAAGAGTGGGATTCGCTCGCGGCTATCTCTTACGTCGTTATGATGGACGAGCACTTCGGCGTGACGGCAAATCCTAACGATATAAGAAATTTCAAAACGATCCAAGATATATTAGATAGTATGAAATAA
- a CDS encoding fatty acid--CoA ligase family protein, producing MREMIEKFKDGSQTAIIHKDKKYSYAELYLKIQETLNFIKNEIKSGEVVAILSDYSFESVALFFALYENKNIIAPIISNAQEEINLKLKESFCDKAIEICGRGFNVKELNPSGTHQILSNLKKSGRAGLTLFSSGSTGKPKAMIHDLDALIDLYKNKKQKRMNMLVFLMFDHIGGINTMLNILSTGATMIIPQNRNADDVCKLINEYKIAVLPASPTFLNLILIGKSYEKYDLSSLRMITYGTETMPEGLLNRLKSVFTKVKFLQTFGTSETGIASTSSKSSDSTFMKIDDENLEYKIVDGELWLKSKTRILGYLNAEMDSFTDDGWFKTGDLAQQSEDGFIKIIGRSKEIINVGGQKVLPCEVESVLLEMKEIQDCLVYAEKNAITNQSVCCDVVLKPGVDANGIKILVRKFCKDKLDNFKIPVKVNVVQKTEFTQRFKKIRTKS from the coding sequence ATGCGAGAGATGATCGAAAAATTTAAAGACGGCAGCCAAACGGCGATAATCCATAAAGACAAAAAATATAGTTACGCAGAACTTTATCTAAAAATACAAGAGACGCTAAATTTTATAAAAAACGAGATCAAAAGCGGCGAAGTAGTCGCGATTTTGAGCGATTATTCGTTTGAGAGCGTCGCGCTTTTTTTCGCCCTTTACGAAAATAAAAACATAATCGCGCCCATAATCTCAAACGCGCAAGAAGAGATAAATTTAAAACTAAAAGAGTCTTTTTGCGATAAAGCGATAGAAATTTGCGGCCGAGGGTTTAACGTAAAAGAGCTAAATCCTAGCGGGACGCATCAAATTTTATCGAATTTAAAAAAGAGCGGACGAGCCGGCCTCACGCTATTTTCAAGCGGTAGCACGGGTAAGCCAAAGGCGATGATACACGATTTAGACGCACTGATAGACCTTTATAAAAATAAAAAGCAAAAGCGGATGAATATGCTCGTTTTTTTGATGTTTGATCATATCGGCGGCATAAATACGATGTTAAATATCTTATCGACGGGCGCTACGATGATAATCCCTCAAAACAGAAACGCCGATGACGTCTGCAAGCTAATTAACGAGTATAAAATAGCCGTTTTGCCCGCAAGCCCTACGTTTTTAAATCTGATTCTTATCGGCAAATCTTACGAAAAATACGATCTAAGCTCGCTAAGGATGATAACCTACGGCACGGAGACTATGCCGGAAGGGCTTTTAAATAGGCTAAAATCGGTGTTTACCAAAGTTAAATTTTTGCAGACTTTCGGTACTAGCGAGACTGGCATCGCGTCCACGTCGTCAAAATCGTCCGATTCTACCTTTATGAAGATAGACGATGAAAATTTGGAGTATAAAATCGTAGACGGCGAGCTGTGGCTAAAAAGCAAAACACGAATTTTAGGCTATCTAAATGCGGAAATGGATAGCTTTACCGATGACGGCTGGTTTAAAACGGGCGACTTAGCGCAGCAAAGCGAGGACGGCTTTATAAAAATCATCGGCAGAAGCAAAGAGATCATAAACGTGGGCGGACAAAAGGTGCTTCCGTGCGAGGTGGAGTCGGTGCTGCTTGAGATGAAAGAGATACAAGACTGCCTAGTTTACGCGGAAAAAAACGCTATCACGAATCAAAGCGTCTGCTGCGACGTGGTTTTAAAGCCGGGCGTCGATGCGAACGGTATCAAAATTTTAGTTAGAAAATTTTGCAAAGATAAATTAGATAATTTTAAAATCCCCGTTAAGGTAAACGTCGTGCAAAAGACCGAATTTACGCAAAGATTTAAGAAAATAAGAACGAAAAGCTAA
- a CDS encoding amino acid adenylation domain-containing protein: MQKNMLSYLQNSALRFPLKTAIRDEDESVNFSELNLQAKAIAAHFQSLNITKNRPVGVLLPKSVKAIKCFLGTLYNGCFYVPLDVKNPASRLEAIINNLNLEFIVTDAKHAQILKNSGVNLIIFDEINLKGEDKFDRANYENTIDTDPLYIINTSGSTGMPKGVAISHKSAINYIEWACETFNFKDDLKIASQAPFIFDNSVLDIYLTLKTGSTLFLIPQELFTFPIKVVEYLEKNEINFIFWVPSVMASITALDLLRGVNLGLEFIIFAGEVMPVKTMNYFKSRFKNAVLANLYGPTETTVDCAYYVVDRDFSDEESLPIGYPCKNTDVFLLDENNAPVTAQNALGELCVRGASLALGYYNDPVKTASAFTQNPLNPEYPERIYRTGDLAYYNERGELMYKGRKDFQIKHMGYRIELGEIETAALSLSGVDSACALYDEAIVLIYTSQIAVSQREILLNLGKILPKYMLPTRFIMLDEMPLNVNGKIDRNKLKELIKDQK; the protein is encoded by the coding sequence ATGCAAAAAAATATGCTGTCCTACTTGCAAAATTCGGCCTTGAGGTTTCCTCTTAAAACGGCGATACGAGATGAAGACGAGAGCGTAAATTTTAGCGAGCTAAATTTGCAGGCAAAGGCGATCGCCGCGCATTTTCAGAGCCTAAATATAACTAAAAATAGGCCCGTGGGCGTACTTTTGCCAAAAAGCGTGAAAGCTATAAAATGTTTTTTGGGGACGCTTTATAACGGTTGCTTTTACGTGCCCCTAGACGTCAAAAACCCCGCGTCTAGGCTTGAAGCTATCATAAACAATTTAAACCTCGAATTTATCGTTACCGACGCGAAACACGCTCAAATTTTAAAAAATTCGGGCGTAAATTTAATCATCTTTGATGAGATAAATTTAAAGGGCGAGGATAAATTCGATCGGGCGAATTACGAAAATACGATCGATACCGACCCGCTTTATATCATAAACACTTCTGGCTCTACCGGTATGCCAAAGGGCGTCGCGATCTCGCACAAAAGCGCTATAAATTACATCGAGTGGGCGTGCGAGACGTTTAATTTTAAAGACGATTTAAAAATCGCGAGCCAAGCTCCTTTTATTTTCGACAACTCCGTGCTTGATATTTATCTGACGCTAAAAACGGGTTCTACGCTATTTTTGATACCGCAAGAGCTTTTTACGTTTCCGATTAAAGTAGTGGAATATTTGGAAAAAAACGAGATAAATTTTATATTTTGGGTGCCTTCCGTCATGGCGAGTATCACTGCGCTAGATTTGCTAAGAGGGGTAAATTTAGGCCTTGAATTTATAATTTTCGCAGGCGAAGTCATGCCCGTAAAAACGATGAATTATTTTAAATCTCGTTTTAAAAACGCCGTTTTGGCAAATTTGTACGGACCGACGGAGACGACCGTCGATTGCGCGTATTATGTCGTCGATCGCGATTTTAGCGACGAGGAAAGTTTGCCTATAGGCTATCCTTGCAAAAATACCGACGTATTTTTGCTAGATGAAAACAACGCGCCGGTAACGGCGCAAAATGCGCTAGGCGAGCTTTGCGTGCGCGGCGCCTCGCTAGCTCTTGGATACTACAACGACCCGGTTAAAACCGCTAGCGCTTTTACGCAAAATCCGCTAAATCCCGAATATCCCGAGAGAATCTACCGCACGGGCGATCTAGCCTACTACAACGAGCGCGGCGAGCTAATGTATAAAGGCCGCAAGGACTTTCAGATCAAGCACATGGGGTACCGTATAGAGCTGGGCGAGATAGAGACGGCCGCCTTGTCTCTTAGCGGCGTAGATAGCGCGTGCGCGCTGTATGATGAGGCTATCGTGCTAATTTATACTTCGCAAATCGCCGTTTCGCAAAGAGAAATTCTGCTAAATTTAGGCAAAATTTTGCCTAAATATATGCTGCCGACGCGCTTTATAATGCTTGATGAGATGCCTCTAAACGTAAACGGCAAGATAGATAGAAACAAACTAAAAGAGCTGATAAAGGATCAAAAATGA
- a CDS encoding FkbM family methyltransferase, with amino-acid sequence MKIKDGDFKELVDTLFATQEGEFNHIYEREKIERFKTLCKDKKLIILGTGYYLKVLPKFLKLTYGVDVYGVYDWVAERDSGEGIFVNCKDYDYLDLQKYNKYKDKAKFVSKEEFYADPANTVIFINAEIFAQLPHLLYDNGFTHIYSMRSLAKNFISDSFFDKKQTGFEEYDFNELNHVFTTPEISRIVTLYGLLNDEKSRRVFKAALKFKLTEDYTYLLEVKDDVKKQYFDEVVKFSDEEVFVDCGGYTGDTIEAFLKAVDNKFKHIYSFEPDERNFKILSEFVSKLPQEIKEKITPIKTGVHHENATFYMQGEGLGATLSAEISEQKIDVAAISDAINHIPTFIKMDVQTFETYALLGAMDDIISHKPKLAICIYHKFSDLWDIPLLLKLWIPDCELFMRHYECTQEETVIYALPEAK; translated from the coding sequence ATGAAAATAAAAGACGGTGATTTTAAAGAGCTCGTAGATACGCTTTTTGCCACGCAAGAGGGCGAATTTAACCATATCTACGAACGAGAAAAGATAGAGCGGTTTAAGACTCTTTGTAAAGATAAAAAGTTAATTATTTTAGGCACGGGCTATTATCTAAAAGTATTGCCTAAATTTTTAAAACTAACCTACGGCGTAGATGTTTACGGCGTATACGACTGGGTAGCCGAAAGAGATAGCGGCGAGGGGATATTTGTAAACTGCAAAGACTACGATTATCTAGACTTGCAAAAGTATAATAAATATAAAGACAAGGCTAAATTTGTATCCAAAGAGGAATTTTACGCAGATCCGGCAAATACGGTTATTTTTATAAACGCCGAAATTTTCGCTCAGCTTCCGCATTTGCTCTACGATAACGGCTTTACGCATATTTATAGCATGCGAAGTCTTGCGAAAAATTTTATAAGCGATAGCTTTTTTGATAAAAAGCAAACCGGCTTTGAAGAATACGACTTTAACGAGCTAAACCACGTCTTTACGACGCCCGAAATTTCGCGCATAGTTACTCTCTACGGCTTGCTTAACGATGAGAAGTCAAGGCGCGTTTTTAAAGCCGCTTTGAAATTTAAGCTCACCGAGGACTATACTTATCTTTTGGAGGTCAAAGACGACGTTAAAAAGCAGTATTTCGACGAAGTAGTGAAATTTAGCGATGAAGAGGTTTTCGTAGATTGCGGCGGATATACGGGAGATACGATAGAGGCGTTTTTAAAAGCCGTGGATAATAAATTTAAGCATATTTATAGTTTTGAGCCCGACGAGCGAAATTTTAAAATTTTAAGCGAATTCGTAAGCAAACTGCCGCAAGAAATAAAAGAAAAAATCACCCCGATAAAAACCGGCGTCCATCACGAAAATGCGACTTTTTATATGCAAGGTGAGGGTTTGGGAGCGACTTTAAGCGCCGAAATTTCGGAGCAAAAGATCGACGTAGCCGCGATTAGCGACGCTATAAACCATATCCCGACCTTTATCAAAATGGACGTGCAGACGTTTGAAACTTATGCGTTGCTAGGTGCGATGGATGATATAATAAGCCATAAACCAAAGCTTGCCATTTGCATTTATCATAAATTTAGCGACTTGTGGGATATACCGCTGCTTTTAAAGCTATGGATACCGGACTGCGAGCTTTTTATGCGCCACTACGAATGCACGCAGGAAGAAACGGTAATTTACGCCTTGCCCGAAGCAAAGTAA